A region of Nocardioides sp. JS614 DNA encodes the following proteins:
- a CDS encoding LLM class flavin-dependent oxidoreductase, with product MTQPTRVALYLQDLHPLREGMEYARYAEERGFDAVWQAESRLVREATVPMAAYAAVTSRIKVGSGIVPIWTRNVGLLAATFATLDELAPGRVILGLGAWWEPLATKVGVDRRKPLRAMRETVEATRRLLAMERVTYDGEFVHLDDVEIDIVHGDRSPKQVPIYVGATGMQMMELAGEIADGVLLNYMVAPAYNAQAMAALAAGAAKAGRSVDDLDRPQLVVCSVDRDRAVALDRARELLTQYLGQQPHIMKASGVDPALIEEIGKVLTWPAEREEILRAMRLVPDDVVQQITASGSPEECRAKVAEYVEAGATCPVLYPLGEDVRLMIDTFGV from the coding sequence ATGACGCAGCCGACGAGGGTGGCGCTCTACCTCCAGGACCTCCACCCGCTGCGCGAGGGGATGGAGTACGCCCGCTACGCCGAGGAGCGCGGCTTCGACGCCGTATGGCAGGCCGAGAGCCGGCTGGTCCGCGAGGCCACCGTGCCGATGGCCGCGTACGCCGCCGTCACCAGCCGGATCAAGGTGGGCTCCGGCATCGTCCCCATCTGGACCCGCAACGTCGGGCTGCTGGCCGCGACGTTCGCGACGCTCGACGAGCTGGCCCCCGGCCGGGTGATCCTCGGGCTCGGCGCCTGGTGGGAGCCGCTCGCCACCAAGGTCGGGGTGGACCGCCGCAAGCCCCTGCGGGCGATGCGGGAGACCGTCGAGGCCACCCGTCGCCTGCTGGCGATGGAGCGGGTCACCTACGACGGCGAGTTCGTGCACCTCGACGACGTCGAGATCGACATCGTCCACGGTGACCGCTCGCCGAAGCAGGTGCCGATCTACGTCGGGGCCACCGGCATGCAGATGATGGAGCTGGCCGGCGAGATCGCCGACGGCGTCCTGCTCAACTACATGGTCGCCCCGGCGTACAACGCCCAGGCGATGGCAGCCCTCGCCGCGGGCGCGGCGAAGGCGGGCCGGTCGGTCGACGACCTCGACCGGCCGCAGCTCGTCGTGTGCTCCGTCGACCGGGACCGCGCGGTCGCCCTGGACCGCGCCCGGGAGCTGCTCACGCAGTACCTCGGCCAGCAGCCACACATCATGAAGGCCAGCGGCGTCGACCCCGCGCTGATCGAGGAGATCGGCAAGGTCCTGACCTGGCCGGCCGAGCGCGAGGAGATCCTGCGCGCCATGCGGCTGGTCCCCGATGACGTGGTGCAGCAGATCACCGCCTCCGGCAGCCCGGAGGAGTGCCGCGCCAAGGTCGCCGAGTACGTCGAGGCGGGCGCCACGTGCCCCGTCCTCTACCCGCTCGGCGAGGACGTCCGACTGATGATCGACACCTTCGGTGTCTGA
- the pyrB gene encoding aspartate carbamoyltransferase, whose translation MRSFLGRDILSLKDVERDDYFRIFQVAEELRPHAENRRNGDLLQHKTLLTAFYQPSTRTRLSTEAAMHRLGGHVLGFSDAKMTRAGDFYQESMKDTVKMLEFYGDVIAMRSHVQGAPHEAARWASVPVINCGDGWGEHPTQVLTDLYTIWRDKGSLDGIKMLLVGDMRMRTMHSILLASSQFDMETMVVSPPELALLEDFKGELAERSVNYRELESVEQGIADADVIYMEPVVQADYTQSRVDPTVEKGTTPPAYQVTRRLLHEKAKQDSIVLHSLPRMDELTPDVDATRHARYWAEAANGVSVRMALLALVLGAVE comes from the coding sequence ATGAGGAGCTTCCTGGGCCGCGACATCCTGTCCCTGAAGGACGTCGAGCGCGACGACTACTTCCGGATCTTCCAGGTGGCCGAGGAGCTGCGCCCTCACGCGGAGAACCGTCGCAACGGGGATCTCCTCCAGCACAAGACGCTGCTGACCGCGTTCTACCAGCCCAGCACCCGCACCCGGCTCTCGACGGAGGCCGCGATGCACCGCCTCGGCGGTCACGTCCTCGGCTTCTCCGACGCCAAGATGACCCGCGCCGGCGACTTCTACCAGGAGTCGATGAAGGACACCGTGAAGATGCTGGAGTTCTACGGCGACGTGATCGCCATGCGCTCCCACGTCCAGGGCGCCCCGCACGAAGCCGCGCGCTGGGCCTCGGTCCCGGTGATCAACTGCGGTGACGGCTGGGGCGAGCACCCGACCCAGGTGCTCACCGACCTCTACACGATCTGGCGCGACAAGGGCAGCCTCGACGGCATCAAGATGCTCCTTGTCGGCGACATGCGGATGCGCACCATGCACTCGATCCTGCTCGCGTCCTCGCAGTTCGACATGGAGACGATGGTCGTCTCCCCGCCGGAGCTGGCCCTGCTCGAGGACTTCAAGGGCGAGCTCGCCGAGCGCAGCGTGAACTACCGCGAGCTCGAGTCGGTCGAGCAGGGCATCGCCGACGCCGACGTGATCTACATGGAGCCGGTGGTCCAGGCCGACTACACGCAGTCCCGCGTCGACCCCACCGTCGAGAAGGGCACCACGCCGCCGGCGTACCAGGTCACCCGGCGGCTGCTGCACGAGAAGGCCAAGCAGGACTCGATCGTCCTGCACTCGCTGCCCCGGATGGACGAGCTCACTCCCGACGTGGACGCCACCCGGCACGCCCGCTACTGGGCCGAGGCCGCCAACGGCGTCTCGGTCCGGATGGCGCTGCTGGCGCTGGTCCTCGGCGCGGTCGAGTAG
- a CDS encoding ornithine carbamoyltransferase, protein MQTHLRGRDVIDFQEWTRDEIETVLDVAFALKRDRALGQPHPYLRDKVLAMLFFFASTRTRASFEAGMAQLGGHAQFIESRSTQIAHGDTATEIGEILGRYNDGIAIRNVDWGVGNGYIRAVAVAAASRVPVLNMQCDHFHPHQALADLMTIIERFGDPRGRTATISWACAKTYSKPLSVPQSLIMLLPRFGMNVRLVHPPEFALMPEYVEQARENARLGRASFELMDDFDAGIRGTDVVYAKSWGAVMTTSDVEEEKRLVDSYADWIADERRLDTASDDAIYMHPLPGERGTEVTDGVIDGPHSAVFDQAENRLHGQKAVLALTMG, encoded by the coding sequence ATGCAGACGCACCTGCGCGGCCGGGACGTCATCGACTTCCAGGAGTGGACCCGCGACGAGATCGAGACCGTGCTCGACGTCGCGTTCGCGCTGAAACGGGACCGGGCACTCGGGCAGCCACACCCGTACCTGCGGGACAAGGTGCTCGCGATGCTGTTCTTCTTCGCGAGCACCCGGACCCGGGCCTCCTTCGAGGCCGGGATGGCGCAGCTGGGCGGGCACGCCCAGTTCATCGAGAGCCGCTCGACCCAGATCGCGCACGGCGACACGGCCACCGAGATCGGCGAGATCCTCGGCCGCTACAACGACGGCATCGCGATCCGCAACGTCGACTGGGGTGTCGGCAACGGCTACATCCGCGCCGTCGCCGTCGCCGCCGCGAGCCGGGTGCCCGTGCTCAACATGCAGTGCGACCACTTCCACCCGCACCAGGCGCTGGCCGACCTGATGACGATCATCGAGCGGTTCGGCGACCCCCGCGGACGCACCGCGACGATCAGCTGGGCGTGCGCGAAGACGTACTCCAAGCCGCTGAGCGTGCCGCAGAGCCTGATCATGTTGCTCCCGCGGTTCGGCATGAACGTCCGCCTGGTGCACCCGCCCGAGTTCGCGCTGATGCCGGAGTACGTCGAGCAGGCGCGTGAGAACGCCCGGCTCGGTCGGGCTTCGTTCGAGCTGATGGACGACTTCGACGCGGGCATCCGCGGGACCGACGTCGTGTATGCCAAGAGCTGGGGCGCGGTGATGACCACCTCCGACGTGGAGGAGGAGAAGCGGCTCGTCGACTCCTACGCCGACTGGATCGCCGACGAGCGACGGCTCGACACCGCGTCCGACGACGCGATCTACATGCACCCGCTGCCGGGCGAGCGCGGCACCGAGGTGACCGACGGCGTGATCGACGGTCCGCACAGTGCGGTCTTCGACCAGGCCGAGAACCGCCTGCACGGCCAGAAGGCCGTGCTGGCGCTGACGATGGGCTGA
- a CDS encoding FAD binding domain-containing protein, giving the protein MVTAIAYGRPSTIDEAFELLARPSAVVLAGGTRLNGDTSPRQVEVVDLQALPLHGIRSEGDHGLRIGAMTTLQQVADDDLVPPTVREAARRERPSTLRAQGTLGGCLATGDAESELLAALLVHEAVVHVESRDRSGALSLEAFLDGLPLEPGHLVTAVALRTDGSTAAARTARTPADRAIVAAFARTVQDGRRIALTGVAPRPVLVQPGEELDPTGDFRGSSEYRRALAGVLITRVLEATS; this is encoded by the coding sequence ATGGTGACGGCAATCGCCTACGGGCGCCCCTCGACGATCGACGAGGCCTTCGAGCTGCTGGCCCGCCCCAGTGCGGTCGTGCTCGCCGGCGGCACCCGCCTCAACGGTGACACCTCGCCGCGGCAGGTCGAGGTGGTGGACCTGCAGGCCCTCCCCCTCCACGGCATCCGCTCCGAGGGAGACCACGGGCTGCGGATCGGGGCCATGACGACGCTGCAGCAGGTCGCCGACGACGACCTGGTCCCTCCGACCGTGCGCGAGGCGGCCCGCCGCGAGCGACCGAGCACCCTGCGCGCCCAGGGCACCCTCGGCGGCTGCCTGGCGACCGGAGACGCCGAGAGCGAGCTGCTCGCCGCGCTCCTGGTGCACGAGGCGGTCGTGCACGTCGAGAGCCGGGACCGGTCCGGCGCCCTCTCCCTGGAGGCGTTCTTGGACGGGCTGCCGCTGGAGCCCGGACACCTGGTGACCGCGGTGGCGCTGCGCACCGACGGCAGCACCGCAGCAGCCCGCACCGCGCGGACGCCCGCCGACCGGGCCATCGTCGCCGCCTTCGCCCGGACCGTGCAGGACGGTCGCCGGATCGCGCTCACCGGCGTCGCGCCGAGACCGGTGCTCGTGCAACCCGGGGAGGAGCTCGACCCGACGGGTGATTTCCGGGGATCGAGCGAGTACCGCCGGGCCCTGGCAGGCGTCCTGATCACCCGGGTGCTGGAGGCGACGTCATGA
- a CDS encoding molybdopterin-dependent oxidoreductase → MSTMIDLELHLNGAPRTVTCAPGDSLLSVLRRLGCFSVRFGSETGETGAAAVLVDGRLLAADVLLAAQAAGHEVTTVESLNVATGELHPIQAAFVESGALQSGYSAGAMVLATQALLARDPDPSEWEIRDAFSGILDRETGYVKVVDAVQRAAALLRGEKPEPMAPVVVGRLTDGDGGTVPDAPAAMPRLVPAADVPSMQVVGTPAPKVDALKLVKGNPAFVDDIELRGMLYAKVLRSPHAHARIVAIDDSEARALPGVHAVLHTFNTARVKYASGGQSWPNPRPWDQVSFDDKVRHVGDRVAAVAAETVAIAEEACRRIKVTYDVLPAVFDEVEAIGPGAPVIHDETDTEGIADAARNIPRRVNGQTVTDDELAAAFADAEHVFEQTFHVQQQQQTPIEPHITIGWLDADERLTLRSSTQVPFHTRRMVAPLLGLPVKQIRVIKPRLGGGFGGKQEMLLEDVVGHLVLATRRPVRLELTREEEFVSSRIRHAQTITFRSAVDADGRLLALDHHVVGNTGPYATHGFTVQSVSGQRGLSQYNCPAKRYTADVAYTNRPVAGAFRGYGAPQALFALESHMDDIARSLGLDPIELRRRNWVRTGDPLDILPTLGERGAAEIQGEVPRVTSCATDECVAQARRAIGWERRNDPAWKQPADRPSIRRGIGFALCMQATAIPNLDMGGASIKMNDDGSFNLLVGATDLGTGADTVLAQIAAEVLGVEASDVVVYAADTDLTPFDVGAYADSTTYISGMAVKKAAEAVRERIVLRAARLLELAGPAKVELRNKQAWAPDGRCVTLQDVALHALHIEDQEQIMATASHVSGESPPPFAAQTAEIEVDVETGQVTVTKLVMAVDAGVVINPTTASGQVEGAMVQALGYALTEDLVLDDDGRAVNARFGPYWIFRPDDTPPMEVFLVQTMEPSGPFGAKSVGEIAIDGVAPAVRNAILDATGATVNELPLTPERVWRALHA, encoded by the coding sequence ATGAGCACCATGATCGACCTCGAGCTCCACCTCAACGGCGCTCCGCGCACCGTGACCTGCGCGCCGGGCGACTCGCTGCTGAGCGTGCTGCGGCGGCTGGGCTGCTTCAGCGTGCGGTTCGGCTCCGAGACCGGCGAGACCGGCGCCGCCGCGGTCCTGGTGGACGGGCGGCTGCTGGCCGCCGACGTGCTGCTCGCCGCCCAGGCCGCCGGCCACGAGGTGACGACCGTGGAGTCACTGAACGTCGCCACCGGCGAGCTGCACCCCATCCAGGCCGCGTTCGTGGAGTCCGGCGCGCTGCAGTCCGGCTACTCCGCCGGGGCCATGGTGCTCGCCACCCAGGCCCTGCTCGCGCGCGACCCCGACCCCTCGGAGTGGGAGATCCGCGACGCGTTCTCCGGGATCCTCGACCGGGAGACGGGCTACGTGAAGGTCGTCGACGCCGTGCAGCGCGCGGCCGCGCTGCTCCGTGGCGAGAAGCCGGAGCCGATGGCGCCCGTCGTCGTCGGGCGGCTCACCGACGGCGACGGTGGGACCGTCCCGGACGCTCCCGCTGCCATGCCGCGCCTCGTGCCCGCGGCGGACGTCCCCTCCATGCAGGTGGTCGGGACGCCCGCGCCCAAGGTCGACGCGCTCAAGCTGGTCAAGGGGAATCCGGCCTTCGTCGACGACATCGAGCTGCGCGGGATGCTCTACGCCAAGGTGCTGCGCAGCCCGCACGCGCACGCCCGGATCGTCGCCATCGACGACTCCGAGGCCCGCGCGCTCCCAGGCGTGCACGCCGTGCTGCACACCTTCAACACGGCCCGCGTGAAGTACGCCTCCGGCGGCCAGAGCTGGCCGAACCCGCGCCCCTGGGACCAGGTGAGCTTCGACGACAAGGTGCGCCACGTCGGTGACCGCGTGGCCGCGGTGGCCGCGGAGACCGTGGCGATCGCCGAGGAGGCCTGCCGGCGGATCAAGGTGACGTACGACGTCCTGCCGGCGGTCTTCGACGAGGTCGAGGCGATCGGCCCCGGCGCTCCCGTCATCCACGACGAGACCGACACGGAGGGGATCGCCGACGCGGCCCGCAACATCCCCCGCCGGGTCAACGGGCAGACGGTCACCGACGACGAGCTGGCGGCCGCGTTCGCCGACGCCGAGCACGTCTTCGAGCAGACCTTCCACGTCCAGCAGCAGCAGCAGACCCCGATCGAGCCGCACATCACCATCGGCTGGCTCGACGCGGACGAGCGGCTGACGCTGCGCAGCTCCACCCAGGTCCCGTTCCACACCCGCCGGATGGTCGCCCCTCTGCTCGGCCTGCCGGTCAAGCAGATCCGGGTGATCAAGCCGCGGCTCGGCGGTGGCTTCGGCGGCAAGCAGGAGATGCTGCTCGAGGACGTGGTCGGGCACCTGGTGCTCGCGACCCGCCGACCGGTCCGGCTGGAGCTGACCCGGGAGGAGGAGTTCGTCTCCTCGCGGATCCGTCACGCCCAGACGATCACCTTCCGCTCCGCCGTCGACGCCGACGGCCGACTGCTCGCCCTGGACCACCACGTGGTCGGTAACACCGGCCCGTACGCGACGCATGGGTTCACGGTGCAGTCCGTCTCCGGCCAGCGCGGCCTGTCGCAGTACAACTGCCCCGCCAAGCGGTACACGGCCGACGTCGCCTACACGAACCGGCCGGTGGCCGGGGCGTTCCGCGGCTACGGCGCGCCCCAGGCGCTGTTCGCGCTGGAGTCCCACATGGACGACATCGCCCGCAGCCTCGGCCTCGACCCGATCGAGCTCCGTCGGCGGAACTGGGTGCGCACCGGCGACCCCCTCGACATCCTGCCCACGCTGGGCGAGCGGGGCGCCGCGGAGATCCAGGGCGAGGTGCCCCGGGTGACCAGCTGCGCGACCGACGAGTGCGTGGCGCAGGCCAGGCGCGCGATCGGCTGGGAGCGGCGCAACGACCCCGCGTGGAAGCAGCCCGCGGACCGGCCGAGCATCCGCAGGGGGATCGGCTTCGCGCTGTGCATGCAGGCCACCGCGATCCCCAACCTCGACATGGGTGGTGCCTCGATCAAGATGAACGACGACGGCTCGTTCAACCTGCTGGTCGGTGCGACGGACCTCGGCACGGGCGCCGACACGGTGCTGGCCCAGATCGCCGCCGAGGTGCTCGGGGTCGAGGCCAGTGACGTGGTCGTGTACGCCGCCGACACCGACCTGACGCCGTTCGACGTCGGGGCCTACGCCGACTCCACGACGTACATCTCCGGGATGGCGGTCAAGAAGGCCGCCGAGGCCGTGCGCGAGCGGATCGTGCTGCGCGCGGCCCGGCTGCTCGAGCTGGCCGGCCCCGCCAAGGTCGAGCTGCGGAACAAGCAGGCCTGGGCGCCCGACGGGCGCTGCGTGACGCTCCAGGACGTGGCCCTCCATGCGCTGCACATCGAGGACCAGGAACAGATCATGGCGACGGCCTCGCACGTCTCGGGTGAGTCGCCGCCGCCCTTCGCCGCCCAGACGGCCGAGATCGAGGTGGACGTGGAGACCGGCCAGGTGACCGTCACGAAGCTGGTGATGGCCGTCGACGCCGGGGTCGTCATCAACCCGACCACGGCGAGCGGCCAGGTCGAGGGCGCGATGGTGCAGGCGCTGGGCTACGCGCTCACCGAGGACCTCGTCCTCGACGACGACGGCCGTGCGGTGAACGCCCGGTTCGGGCCGTACTGGATCTTCCGGCCCGACGACACGCCCCCGATGGAGGTGTTCCTGGTGCAGACCATGGAGCCGAGCGGGCCGTTCGGCGCCAAGTCGGTCGGCGAGATCGCCATCGACGGGGTGGCACCCGCCGTGCGCAACGCGATCCTCGACGCGACCGGGGCCACCGTCAACGAGCTGCCGCTCACCCCCGAACGGGTCTGGCGGGCGCTGCACGCCTGA
- the hydA gene encoding dihydropyrimidinase produces MSNDLVVRGGTVVDGAGTRRADVLVRAGRIVAVEPEIALDSAAAADIVDAGGAYVVPGGIDVHTHFALPVGAVTSADDFESGTLAAACGGTTCVVDFAGAGREPWQEALATWHDRARDRAVVDYGFHLTVAELPEDPEAAVARFGEFVEHGVTSVKLYLAYPDRLMVDDDTLARALAAGRRTGVRVCVHAEDGATVESLVVEALAAGRKGPDAIPAVRPDSVEAEAIRRAAVLAAAADTSLYVVHLSSAAGLEAVRAARAVGADVHAETCPHYLYLDQAHLEAGEPDFVCAPPLRGAADRAALWGAIAAGEVEVVATDHCPFTRADRRRGTGGDGWADFRQLPGGLSGVETRLALAYQGVVSGRLTLGRWVEVTSGAPARLFGLAGVKGSVRPGLDADLVVFDPGATRVLDAATLHSRCDHSPYEGLVVTGWPALTLSRGEVVAAAGEPVEPRPGRGRFVRRSPIVH; encoded by the coding sequence ATGTCGAACGACCTCGTGGTGCGGGGCGGCACCGTCGTCGACGGTGCCGGCACCCGCCGGGCCGACGTGCTCGTGCGGGCCGGCCGGATCGTGGCGGTGGAGCCCGAGATCGCGCTCGACTCCGCCGCCGCTGCCGACATCGTGGACGCCGGCGGCGCCTACGTGGTCCCCGGCGGCATCGACGTCCACACCCACTTCGCCCTGCCGGTGGGGGCGGTCACGTCGGCGGACGACTTCGAGTCGGGCACGCTGGCCGCGGCGTGCGGCGGGACCACCTGCGTCGTCGACTTCGCCGGGGCCGGTCGCGAGCCGTGGCAGGAGGCCCTGGCCACCTGGCACGACCGCGCCCGGGACCGGGCGGTCGTCGACTACGGGTTCCACCTGACGGTCGCCGAGCTGCCCGAGGACCCCGAGGCCGCCGTCGCCCGGTTCGGCGAGTTCGTCGAGCACGGCGTCACCAGTGTGAAGCTGTACCTCGCCTACCCGGACCGCCTGATGGTCGACGACGACACGCTGGCGCGGGCGCTTGCCGCGGGTCGGCGTACCGGCGTCCGGGTCTGCGTGCACGCCGAGGACGGCGCAACCGTCGAGTCCCTGGTCGTCGAAGCGCTCGCGGCGGGTCGAAAGGGCCCGGACGCGATCCCGGCCGTGCGACCCGACTCCGTCGAGGCCGAGGCGATCCGCCGCGCCGCGGTGCTGGCCGCTGCCGCGGACACGAGCCTGTACGTCGTGCACCTCTCCAGCGCGGCCGGCCTGGAGGCCGTCCGCGCGGCCCGCGCCGTGGGGGCCGACGTCCACGCCGAGACCTGCCCGCACTACCTCTACCTCGACCAGGCGCACCTCGAGGCCGGCGAGCCGGACTTCGTGTGCGCCCCACCCCTGCGGGGGGCTGCCGACCGCGCGGCGCTGTGGGGTGCGATCGCCGCCGGTGAGGTCGAGGTCGTCGCCACCGACCACTGCCCGTTCACGCGGGCCGACCGTCGGCGAGGGACCGGTGGGGACGGCTGGGCGGACTTCCGGCAGCTCCCCGGCGGGCTCAGCGGGGTCGAGACCCGGCTCGCGCTGGCCTACCAGGGCGTCGTGTCGGGCCGGCTCACCCTCGGGCGCTGGGTCGAGGTGACGTCCGGAGCCCCGGCCCGGCTGTTCGGCCTGGCCGGCGTCAAGGGGTCGGTCCGGCCCGGGCTCGACGCGGACCTGGTCGTGTTCGATCCGGGAGCGACCCGCGTCCTCGACGCCGCGACCCTGCACTCGCGCTGCGACCACAGCCCGTACGAGGGCCTGGTCGTCACCGGCTGGCCGGCCCTGACCCTCAGCCGCGGCGAGGTGGTCGCGGCCGCCGGCGAGCCCGTGGAGCCGCGCCCCGGACGCGGCCGGTTCGTCCGAAGATCGCCGATCGTCCACTGA
- a CDS encoding xanthine dehydrogenase small subunit, with protein sequence MAAAPSIPGVTVNGRRLSLAGVSPHTTTLDLLRGVGLTGAKEGCAEGECGACSVLVARPDGEGIRWTALNACLVPAAALDGQELVTAEGLGTPEDLHPVQHEMAVRGGSQCGYCTPGFVCSMAAEFYRPERVATGPGPSGDAHERGPNGFDLAALSGNLCRCTGYRPIRDAAYALGSPAPDDPLAARVHRAAPALEATRLEDGTGVFVRPRDLAEALALLGEHPEAVPVAGCTDWGVEVNLRGARAPYVVAVDRLPELRRVSLPAPSGGAFEIGAALSLSEVELALAGRVPLLAAVFPLFASRLIRNGATIGGNLATASPIGDLAPALLALEASVVLVSTDGDRELPIAELFTGYRRSQLRPGELIRAVRIPQPLAGTTAFHKIAKRRYDDISSVAVAFALDVVDETVVRAKVGLGGVAATPIRARATEAALEGRTWSAETARAAAAVLGGEGTPMDDHRASAAYRAAMLEQSLLRLWAQGPSDEGEASA encoded by the coding sequence ATGGCAGCAGCACCCAGCATCCCCGGTGTCACCGTCAACGGCCGCCGCCTGTCCCTCGCCGGGGTGTCGCCGCACACCACGACGCTGGACCTGCTGCGCGGCGTCGGGCTCACCGGCGCCAAGGAGGGCTGCGCCGAGGGGGAGTGCGGCGCCTGCTCGGTGCTGGTCGCTCGCCCCGACGGCGAGGGCATCCGGTGGACCGCGCTCAACGCGTGCCTGGTCCCGGCGGCCGCGCTCGACGGCCAGGAGCTGGTCACGGCCGAGGGCCTCGGCACGCCCGAGGACCTGCACCCGGTCCAGCACGAGATGGCGGTCCGCGGCGGCTCGCAGTGCGGATACTGCACGCCGGGCTTCGTGTGCAGCATGGCCGCGGAGTTCTACCGGCCCGAGCGGGTCGCGACGGGCCCGGGTCCGTCCGGCGACGCGCACGAGCGGGGTCCCAACGGGTTCGACCTGGCCGCGCTGAGCGGCAACCTGTGCCGCTGCACGGGCTACCGACCGATCCGGGACGCGGCGTACGCCCTGGGCTCCCCGGCTCCCGACGACCCGCTCGCGGCCCGGGTTCACCGAGCCGCGCCGGCGCTGGAAGCCACCCGGCTCGAGGACGGGACCGGGGTGTTCGTGCGTCCGCGGGACCTCGCCGAGGCGCTGGCCCTGCTGGGTGAGCACCCCGAGGCGGTGCCGGTCGCCGGCTGCACCGACTGGGGTGTCGAGGTGAACCTCCGCGGCGCGCGGGCGCCGTACGTCGTCGCCGTCGACCGGCTCCCCGAGCTGCGGCGGGTGTCGCTCCCTGCCCCGTCCGGCGGCGCCTTCGAGATCGGCGCCGCGCTCTCGCTCTCCGAGGTCGAGCTCGCCCTGGCCGGCCGGGTGCCGCTCCTGGCCGCGGTGTTCCCGCTGTTCGCCTCCCGGCTGATCCGCAACGGCGCCACGATCGGCGGCAACCTGGCGACCGCCTCGCCCATCGGCGACCTCGCACCCGCCCTGCTCGCCCTCGAGGCGTCCGTGGTGCTCGTCTCGACCGACGGGGACCGCGAGCTGCCGATCGCGGAGCTCTTCACCGGCTACCGACGCTCGCAGCTGCGGCCGGGGGAGCTGATCCGAGCGGTGCGGATCCCACAGCCGCTGGCCGGCACCACCGCCTTCCACAAGATCGCCAAGCGCCGGTACGACGACATCTCCAGCGTCGCGGTCGCCTTCGCCCTCGACGTCGTCGACGAGACGGTCGTCCGGGCCAAGGTCGGCCTCGGCGGCGTGGCGGCCACGCCGATCCGCGCGCGGGCGACCGAGGCCGCGCTCGAGGGCCGGACCTGGTCGGCCGAGACGGCACGCGCGGCCGCCGCGGTCCTGGGTGGAGAGGGGACGCCGATGGACGACCACCGGGCGAGCGCCGCCTACCGCGCCGCGATGCTCGAGCAGTCGCTGCTCAGGCTCTGGGCCCAGGGCCCGTCGGACGAGGGTGAGGCGTCGGCATGA